GACTTTTGGACAAGCAACAGTTTTGTCTCATAATTGTTAATTATCATGAGTGCTCTCTGAGGTACTTTCTATGAATGGAGGATGagactctctctttctccatccaCTGTTCTCTTTATGGGATTGGTCTTAGTTCTCAAGGACGTCGAAAAGGACGATCgtgatggagggaggagctGCAATGGAAGGGTGGGGCACCTGCGTCATTCCTGCGCATTAGAGCTGGTGAATTTTATAGCAGCGGGCGCCAGTAAGCATCACCCCCACCCAATTTTATCCTCCCTCAACTGACCACCAGCAACCCCGCCCAGCCACCCACCCCCCCTGAGTGGCTCCTCCCCTGGACCCAGACAAGAGAGAGTACAGCACTTAAAGTAATGTAAATAACCGGAGAGGGAGAGCTATTTTAAGATGTCGTCTTTCACTGTGGACAAGGAGGGGGGACAAAGATGCAAGCCGAGCGAATGTAATTTCAGTCACGTTTTCAGACATGTTCTCTTTCTTAGTCCAGCTAGCTGAAGGGCCTGACAGACAAGAAAGTGCTTGGACAAGCAAATTTACAttaagccttttttttcttaagaaaATAGCAGGCAGTGACATCTGTCCTTAAATTTCATACAGAAAAGAAGATATTTCTAAAATATTTAACATAATATAGGTATCACAAACTaattttctgtattttgttgTGGAACTTGTGTCTCAACCAAGACATTTGAAGGAAAAAGGAGGTAGGGAATGCAACAACGTGaaattttgaaaaataaaaaaccaaATAAAATGTTACAATAAAGTCTTCAAGAACACGAAGAAGCAATTTTGTCTTCTTACAAAAGtatgatttatatatttttcctgaattatttccttttttattgtttcatcTTTTATgacatcaaaaataaataaacatttaaacagcatCCTTTTCATCttatatgaatattttatataattCTTTACCTATATATTGTTTCATCCTCAtatgtacacaaacatacacatcacAGAGAAAATAATCTGTACACTGCTGCTGACGACAAATAGACAGACTTGCAAGTCAGTTAGTTTGACTCTGCAGTTCATAAAGAAAAACATTGGCTGTATAATATATTCAGATTTCTGCTGAGGTTACATTCATTTTCAAGTCTTTGTTCACTGCAGTTTGACCAGAAGCCAGTCAGAACTGTGGAAATAAACGTATCTCTTTTCATTAAGGCAGGTGAATACAAGATAATTTGAAACACTACGTCACACTGATGCTTAAACTGTTTCTACACCTTAAAGAGAATATAGGTCGGCTACCATCACTACTGCTTGTATATTTTCTACTCAGCATGACACATGGATTGATTCTTTCTTGATTCATAAACATGAATATAATCAATGATAAACACGATGTCTGTCTTTTTAATGAAAGAGTGAATTTATGAgttcacagtgctgcagtgtaATCACAACATAAAGCTATAAAATGTTTTACATCATTTCCTTGTGTTGATATATATTTAACTTCTGTTCTCTTACAGATTTTTAATAGTAATTTCtgttgttacagtgtgtgtgtgtgtgtgtgtgtgtgtgttattgcttTTGTATACAGTCTACTAAACGATGGTTGTGCTGTCAGTCACGTTTGATCTGATTAATTCCTTCTGACTTGATATTTCACTAATTTCTCCGTCTATAAACTGAAGCATCATTTCTCTGAACTGCTCATCTgctatgatttgtttttttcattagtAAATGAAATTAATAAATCCAATGAAAAGTCTCTTTACGGTCTAAACCAGCTCAAAAAAGGGTGAATATACAGTACAACTATCTAAGTACTATGGGTGCatatttgtgtttgctttacttCACAGAGAGACATCTTCATGTCTGGACAATCAGCAAGCTGCTATACACTACATATCCTGTCATGTGGCTGTTATCCAATCAAGCGAGATGTCGTAGTTTGTAGTCCCGTGGTGTGTAAGGGGGGATTTCTTGCTGTCTCTTGGTTTTCTGGCAGTTTAGTCACGTGCTCAGTGTTCATTTTTtcaaatttcttttttttttttaaattacatccCAGTTCCGTCATTCCTCGTCATGGTGGGAGGAGTCAGGGctggactcctcctcctcttccactgtTTCCTTCGGCAGCGTGTCACGGCGTGTGAAGGCAGCCGCCAAGGTCACACTCAGCCGGGGTTTCATGGGTGCCATTTCCGACAGCCCGATGTTGTTTCCACGAGTCACAAGCGTTGTCTTATCCATAATCTCTCCACTGTGCTTGGACACCACTGCATCGAGAAAGTCGTATTTGTGTGAGATCTTGCCGCTTTCAAACAGATACTTTGCCAGGTATGAGAAAGCAACATTTGCCAGAAAGGAGGCAAGCATAGAGACGGTCTTGAAGGGGAACTTCTGGATGACAATTTCTTCTATTTCTCCAGTTATGTGGTGCACGCGTTTCTCAACGGTCCAGCCAGGGTAATAAATGAAAGGAGGCAGCTTCAGGTAGGGTTCACCTCCACCTATACGCAGCACCATACCGAACAGGTACGCAGCTACTGAGCCGTATGTGTTGGTGCCTTTGACAAATAGCACGCTGAGCAGCTGGGGGAAGATGATGACATACACCAGATCGGAGCTCAGGTACCACAGACCGTAAACTGTGCCAGTTACCAGCGCCATTAAGGTGGCCAGGCCGCCAAATACAAAGATAGTGATACGCATCACCCACACGATTTCACGGTCGGATGCCTGAGGACAGAGagtgacaaaaacaacagtACAACAACCAGAGATACACAGAAAACATGAGTTCTATGAAAACTGGCTGAAACAAACATGAACTTACAGACTGCCTGAAGGCGAGCTGGTAGATATTCCTCGCAAACATGGAGCTTGCTGAAAGGATGGAGGAGTCTGcagatgacatgacagctgcaGAAACTGCACCAAGCCCAAAAAAAGAGACGAATGGCGGGCAAAGGTGTTGGAGCACGATAGGCAGAATCATGTCTGCTTCCTCCTTTTCCCTAGGAGAAATGCCACCATATGATGTCTGGTTCCAGTCTGAATAAAGAAGAACATTTAAAGAACTTTTAAAATGACACTCAGCATATATTTTACTAATAAAGGGATTCAAATAGCACCTCATGTCAGTATTTGGAGTTGAAGGCTCATACTTCAGGACAAAACCAGTTGTGCATTCTTGTTCACTGAAGAATTTGATGCCTAAAAATCTGAAGATCCAACCACTAATTTGGTCCCTTGCCTCCCTCTAATGTAATATTTACAGAACCAGCGTGGTTATTAAATGGATTGCTGCTTCATTATGGATGAGGTGAACCATCTGCTATTTATCAGGTTCTCTCAGATCTAAGGGCAACATGGACCCATccagagaccccccccccctcccagcacccaaacaaatacacacacactcacaagctGCACATATCATGCCAGCTAATACGTCTCTAACCTGTGGAGGCTCCAATGGCACCGATGAGAACGGAGGGCACAGCCATGACGAGGCACCCGAAAGCAGCCAGAAAGGAGAGGACCTGTGCGTAGGtagcagaggaggctgacagGACTCTCTGGAAATACACCTGCCAAGGTATTCCACCCAGCATCTGTGGCACAGTCACAGAGCTGAGATTAACATACTGAAAACTAAAATCCAGCAAGTCAATATTCATATATAACAATCTATCTTAACACAACCTGTCGGAGAGCAGATGATTAATTCAGACCTGATTAAAAGAGACTGTGACATTTTAGCGGtccaataaacatttattatcTTAACTGATTAACCTATAGATTATTTATGAGACGAATTAGATTGATGAAGTGTGCAGATGAACAGCTTGTCACGTACCAGGAGGCAGAAGTTGTCGATCCAGACCCAGGTGTCGCTCTTGTGGACGCTGCCTCTCCAGGGTGACTGGTACACTTGCTTCACTGCTGTAACAGTGATGTCTGATACGGCTGGGTTGGTCAAAGCAAAGGGGACACTGAtccactgcagacagacagaaatgaaTGTAACAcatacagttaaaaaaacaggaGCACAGGAGCACAGGAGCAGCAATATTTATCTCCGCATGAACCTACCAGGCCAACAAAGATGCAAAACAACTGCACCACATCCGTATATGCGACAGAGTAAAGTCCTCCAACCAGAGTGTAAAAAATTGCAATGAGAGCAGAGATGACCACGGACATTTTAATGTTGATGTCCACGATGACGCTCAGAGTAGCACCTAAGGTCACGGAAACAGATGAAACAATATTATGGTCACTGCAGCTTTATAAAGTCTCTGATTTGGTTTGTGGTTAGCAGAGAACTAAACTTACCAAGGGCAGATAAGATGGCTGCAGACCAGAAAATCTCACCCATGAGTGCGGGTATGAAGAGGAGGCCACCCATACGTTTACCATACAGCTGTTGGAACGGGTCCAACATGGTGACGTAACCTCGAGAGCGCATAGGCTTGGCAAAAAATAAACCACCTGGGACAAAGAGTGGACACAAGTCAGGGTAATAGACACAACCACCATCTAAGGACCCTAAATTTAAATAGGAGGCATAATGGAAGAAAGTCTAAAAAGAAAAGATGCTGATGCTTGGACAGAACATATTTTACTGCAAAGATTTTAATGGCCTGCCTCTTAAGAACGACCACTCATCAAGGTCTGTGCATTAGCACCCAGTCCAATAGGGTCAATAGGTCAATGTAATGTGTAGGTTTTCTTTCACTGAATTTTCTTAAGGATATGCTTAGAAATAATATAAAacttacatttttaaacatgaGTAACATTTAGCATAACTCACCCACAACCAGACTGAGTGCATATCCAAAGGGGGCTTGAGCCCAAGCCAAGCCATAATCCGGGAGATACACGTACTCAGCTGTGCCATTGATGTATCCTCCTCCAACCCAGGTCGCTAGAAAGCACACATACAAACCAcgtttttaaaatcatattttgattttttttatgcttAAATAAGTTGCGGACAAAAATATTTGCTCATAAGATCAATTTATATAATTGATCATTTACGTCCTTacttttcactttttaaaagtaGAAAGCTGAAAGTAAACGACACTACTCATCCAAAATAAATGATGAAGTGATAAATACAAACTTTACCTGTCATTGTGAATCCTCCGACAAATAATCCAATGTCTCTCCCTCCGACCATGATGGTTTCGCTGCGGTCGGTGCCCTCCGCCTCCCCCGAGTGCTTGTTCTTCCATGCTGCCCAAATGCCGACGAAGAGAATCAGCAGATAGAAGACCGCGATAGCCACAAGCCCCTCTGCATGGATGGTCATTGTCGCAGCGGTCTTCCGCTAGGAACGGGAGGGCATGAAGACCTGCGTGGGCGCACGGAGAAAGAGGATCAGACATTAATAAGTCAGTAAGAAATGCAGTTATTTGGCATGTTATTCTTTGATTTGGATCCACGAGCAAATGGAAATTGATAGGTGCCAGCATGTTGAGGTCTTTGGTTGATATTTAAAATAACAAGAATAATTGTTTTATTTCCCCCCTTTGTTGGGATGAGGCCTATTCTAACCTGTTAAAAGAAAATAACCAACAAGATCAACCCACAGATATTTTCGTTTGATTATTTGTTCGATTTGGCACTTAGAACAGGTTTAAAACAGTTTAAAGGCAGATATTAGTTTTGAAagcatctttaaaaaaacattacttaCAAGTTACAACATGGCACAATAAATGTGTGGCAGAATTTAACGCTTTATTACCATAAGTTTAAAATCTGCAAGGTGCCCTGGAAGGTCAGTGTACAAGCAGTACATGTGCATCTTTCACGGAAACAACCTCTCTAAATAACtgaaaatagataaataaaatcTGTGATAAATACGTTTaagcaataaataaaacattttaaattgttaTCCTGTcgtgtggttttgtttttttgtctgtcccTTTCTTTCTGCAGCGTCTTTACTCCTCTCCTTTTGTCACGATTTCTGTGCGTAAAATTCAAATTACGCACAGGAttcaatatataaaaaagacaCAACCAACGTCCAGTTCTTTCGTAAGATAGTTATTGTAGCATTGCTTTGTTCAAAGAAATTAAATGTactcaaaaaaacacatgcaaaacttACCTCAAGTGTTTGTAGAGTCATGTGCTGGGGCACCTGAGGAAAACAGTGAGCACAACAGTTAGTCAGGATATAAAGATCCGCGTTCTTCTTTTGCACCGCGAGGAACAGTCAAATGAAATGTTAGTGGGGGTCTCCCGGGTGACTTACTGAGGCTTATAAGGGGGCAGGTACCGTCAGAGGACCGAAACGCGTCAGAAATAACCAAACGTCCCTCTTAATGAGCACCTTGCATGGAGACACGTCATACTGCACTGTCTGATCTAACTGGGGGAGGGTGGGAGAGATTCCTTTACTCAATAACGTGGAtggatgacatttttttaaatcactgaaTCACTGAATGGCATGAGACGAATTCTAATATCAACGTTGCATTTGTACGCATTGACTAATCAATAATGTGTGGGGGTGTTTGATTCTCCTATGGCTAATGCGCAGCGCGTAATAGCCGTCTGGAGGCACAGCCACTCTTCCTGTGGCCTTTTATGAGCTGCTACTCTAACCTTGTAACTAGAGCTAACCCTGCTGCACATAAACACTTTCACAAGAGGTGAAAACCCAAATATTCTAGCACTTGTGCATTACAGTCTTCAGAAAATAGTCCAACCTTCTTCCTCGTTTTCTTGTGCCTGTAACACAGAGGACTTTGCAGACTACAGGCGTAATCCTCCCCACCTTTAGGCAATTAAAATTAATTCAAATGTGTCTGCCACTTCCCCTTCAGGATATATATCAATGAGCTACGTCTACTTAATGGTCCCCTCAGGTTCAAGTAGTTTAATCTGGACTTCTCTTGTCAAAACTGACAGGCATCCAATTAGGATAGATCCTGAAGAGTCAGGGAGAGATTTAATGATAGTCTAACTTAAAACCCAGGCACACGCATAGAaagtagaaaacacacacacacacacacacacacacataaacactgtaATGGAGACGTTGCTTGCTTCAGAGGACTGAGGTGTTTGCTCATCAGGAAGACGGGTGACAAGTTTATTTTCATCTTTGCACATGTACAGCGCCCTCTTCTGGAAATGCAACAGAAGCGTCTAAGCACCATGGACAGAGCCCAACATGATAGTGTGGCTTCTGTGGCTGAAAATTATGGGATTAGActgatatttttttcatttttataacaTTAGATCTGATTAGTGTATATTTTCTTGTAAGTTCATTCATATTTAAAGCTCAACGTTTTCAACAAACAAATCGAATCACACATGAAAGCAGACATCATACAGCCCAGTTTGAACAGTTCAGTAATTAGATTAACACCAAGACATGTGTGGTTTGACATCTGACATGTGATTCTGTGCAATATTAATGCCAACACCACAAACATCCGGAAGACAGCTGGAAAGCTTTTTAACTACACGTCCGACAGATGGCTGCTATATGACCTTGATGCCTTTTGAAGCCAAAAAACTGCAAATAGGCAATATATATGTTTGTGGTTTAAAACGTATTGAAACATATATGAACATATagataaagaaacaaaaagaaccTGTACCCCATGTAGCATAATTTAATTTGTATAAATGAATGTTTGTTTTACCAAGTAAACTGTTCAGGGTCCAAGGACTGCCGTTTTAATGAGCAGCTGTTGCTGGCAGTGCTCAAGATGTtagagagagatagagggggGTACACACTTTCCAATTATAATACACATAAAAACCAATCACAATGCCAGCCTTTTCTAAAACATGGAACAATCTGTTTTACACACCATTTATTCTTTGATGTACAACGTAATgtaataaacaaaatacatacagCTCATTTGAAGAATCTAAAACCTCTCCGATGCTAAAGTGAACTTGTGCTCAAAGGGTCCTTGTTTTGAATATACATCATGACTCAATTATATCAATCTTACACAAATATACAATATAGTACAAAAGCAGTGAGTAGAATTTAAATATAGTTGTCTCGGACATTGGCTGTGTTTGGAATGGCATACCTCGACACTGTAAACAGATGCTGGCTGAATGTCCAAAAGGTTTAAACAATCACCATGGAAACGGGTAGATGTTAGCAGCAATCTACAAAAGTACACCATGTACAACATTGCTCCTAATTTCAATAAATAAGTTACAAACATTCACGAGAACAGATTGATAGAACACATTGTGGAGTGCAGTTCATCATGCAGAGAGCATCTAATCAGAATCTGTGTGCCAGCAGTATGTCTTTCCAAACACATCCATTATACAATCACTGTTCACTGAGACCTTGACATAAGTGGGCTGAAAGGAGCATGTACACTAGCTTTTACCAGGAGTGCAGCAAAAAACATCACAGTGGAACAAGATGCAAAAATCTGTGACGTTATATTAGtaaaaatagtttttgttttcagattgtgattttaatttactttaatttatttttattgttttgttgaaCTATGGATAGACTGTTTTATTAATTCACATcaaaatagaatagaagtactttattcatcccaagctgggaaattttgaaatttaaaaatttCTTACAATAATTGCCCAATATATCCCACAAACTCTGGTAATACACTCACTTAATATTTCCCTTAATAAAAAATCTTGTATATGGTAattttgtatatttgtgtttatataaGTGAGTAGATCTACCAAAATCTATTTTAACAATATTTAGTGTTTGTAAAACTAAAAATCAAGTTTGTAGGTGAGACATTCAAACAAGAAACCAAGAGACACAAAATTATGATTATTACTTTTTGCCTTAAAACTACTCAAAAACAGTGAAAATAAACCGTATTTGCTGCGAGGTGATGGAGCCTGACAAACAGGAAGCAACcacacatgctgctctgcaCAGATCTTAATGCAAGCTTTCAGTCAGAGACTAAAGAAGAGGATCAAAGGATCGTATTATCAACCTGGTGCAGACTGAGCAGATGTTTTTGCTAGCAGTCTGCCTTTGAATTACTAAAGTACCACGGGTAAATTGTAAGACGCATGTTGTTTGATTACAATGTGAAataaggcaaaaataaaaactctaGATGTAAAACAAGCTTTGATTTTAGAGTAACGTAGCAGGCTAACttgacattatttttattttatcatttcaCCACATTACAACTAAGTCAAAATGTATTTACTGAGTATTATGGTTCtagaaaacatttgattcaATTTAAATCTTGATTAGGGCTAAAGCTACAGTCATTTTAATCAACATGAGCAGAGCTGCTTTTTTGGGAAGCATATATCCAAAAACTAAATTCCTCCAGAGAAGAAGTGTGTGACAGCTGACTCCGAATAGAAATAAACCTACAGAGACCCTGATAAACCTAAGTataaaaggaaaggaaaaaaatttGGCATATGTCAGGAATGGTTTGTTAGTAATAGCTCATTACATATTTAAAGTTTATTTTGGAATGATTGGTAAAAAGACCATCAGTCCATTGCCCCCTTAAACTGCAGATGACAACAAGTACTGCCTGCAGTAATGGGGCAGTGGAGGTGAATTATGACCCATGACTAAGTTTACTGATGTGCCAGTGTAATTATGGGACATTCTGGGACATTTTAGAGGCTAATGTATGACAATCCTAAgtatttgtgtttattaaaacaaaaaaacagcaccaaCCACAATAGCTAACATTATGACATCCTTGTAATAGAGGGCAAGCATTTGCTACGATTTGCCAATTTCTCACTGATGCACTTTTGCTGTTCTGGCAGGACCGGAAGCATCCGATGACCACTTAAGTACCCCGTTAACATATCTGTTTTTACTGGTACctctgtcaaccttcctttcaTATACAGACTTCCATAATGCTGCACCGTCTGGACGGTCTTTCTTCATGCCTTCATGTTCTCATTGTTTTGATTTGATCTGGAAAGATATAACATATAGTCATTTATGAAGGATGCAGGTAGAGGGTTAATGTTGTGACATTAAGCATTAAATGTTGTCAGTCCAACCTGACTACCACCACTGTGT
This portion of the Parambassis ranga chromosome 3, fParRan2.1, whole genome shotgun sequence genome encodes:
- the slc5a7a gene encoding high-affinity choline transporter 1 gives rise to the protein MTIHAEGLVAIAVFYLLILFVGIWAAWKNKHSGEAEGTDRSETIMVGGRDIGLFVGGFTMTATWVGGGYINGTAEYVYLPDYGLAWAQAPFGYALSLVVGGLFFAKPMRSRGYVTMLDPFQQLYGKRMGGLLFIPALMGEIFWSAAILSALGATLSVIVDINIKMSVVISALIAIFYTLVGGLYSVAYTDVVQLFCIFVGLWISVPFALTNPAVSDITVTAVKQVYQSPWRGSVHKSDTWVWIDNFCLLMLGGIPWQVYFQRVLSASSATYAQVLSFLAAFGCLVMAVPSVLIGAIGASTDWNQTSYGGISPREKEEADMILPIVLQHLCPPFVSFFGLGAVSAAVMSSADSSILSASSMFARNIYQLAFRQSASDREIVWVMRITIFVFGGLATLMALVTGTVYGLWYLSSDLVYVIIFPQLLSVLFVKGTNTYGSVAAYLFGMVLRIGGGEPYLKLPPFIYYPGWTVEKRVHHITGEIEEIVIQKFPFKTVSMLASFLANVAFSYLAKYLFESGKISHKYDFLDAVVSKHSGEIMDKTTLVTRGNNIGLSEMAPMKPRLSVTLAAAFTRRDTLPKETVEEEEESSPDSSHHDEE